Genomic window (Mesorhizobium sp. M4B.F.Ca.ET.058.02.1.1):
GCCATGCTTGCCCGCACCATCGCGCCACCTCGACCAGCCGTTTGAGCCGGGTGAGCTTGATCAGGAACGACATCGTGGCTAGCGTGCCGCGCACAGGAGGGGCAGCACATGGCGTTACGCCGCTTGGTTCGGGGATTGCTCCTTGCTCCGTTGCTCGCTGCGGCAGCGGCCTGTGTGCCGCAGGATGGCGCGCCCAAGGCGGCATCGCCAGCGATCTCTCCCGCTCCGGCTCTGCAGGCCACCGCACCCGCCGCGCCGCCAGCGCCTGCAACGGCATCCGCAGCCAGGATCACCACCGACCTCACTGCGCCGCGATCGGCAGTCGGCATGGCCACCTACAAATGTAATGGCGGCACGATCTCCATCCAAAATCTCGGCACGTCGCTGCGTGTGGCAGGGCCGGATGGCTGGACAGAGGAGTTTGCGGCGTCGCCCGCCAACCAGAGCAGCCGCTACCAGGCGGCGACGACGCATGACGCAGTTGTGATCGACGGACGCGAGGCGCTGCTGATGAAGAAGGGGTCGACGCCGCTCACCTGCAGAAGGTAGGCAATCTTCATCGACATGCCGCACTGCAGCGAACCATTGCGCCGGCTTTCGGACGCGCCCTAATCGATTGAAGCAAAAGCCGGCCCTTTTTTCAGACTAAATGACGTTTCCAAAACGATTTTCCGGCTTTGACGCGGTGCAAAAAGAGCATTAGAAACCGGCTGTCCGAAGTCGCAACCGGGAACGGCAATGCCGCTTTTCCGCTGAGGCTCCAGGAGACGCCGAACTGGGGGAGCCATGAGCAAATCACCAGCCACCCGCGAATTTGCCAGACGTGAACGGCCGCTTTCGCCGCACCTGAGCGTGTACCGGCCGCCGATCACAATGACCATGTCGATCATCCATCGCATCACCGGCGGTGCGCTCTATTTCGGCACGCTGCTGGTGGCGCTCTGGCTGATGGCAGCGGCGAGTTCCGAGGCCACGTTCGATCTCGTCAACTGGGCCTTCGGCTCGTGGCTGGGGCGGCTGGTGCTGTTCGGCTACACCTGGGCGCTAATGCACCACATGCTGGGCGGCGTACGCCACCTGGTCTGGGACACCGGCGCCGGGCTCGAGAAGCACACGGCCTCGAAGATCGCCTGGGCGACACTGGCCGGCTCGATCCTGCTCACGCTGCTGATCTGGATCGCCGGCTACATGGCGCGGGGAGCCTGACCATGAGCGGCAAGAACACCGACATGCGCACGCCGCTGGCCAAGGTCCGCGGCCTTGGCTCGGCCCGCGAGGGCACTTCACATTTCTGGCGTCAGCGGCTGACGGCGATCGCCAACATCCCGCTGATCCTGTTCTTCGTCGGCTTCCTGATCGCGCTCAACGGCCACGGCTACACGGAAGTGCGGACGGCGCTCGCCAATCCGTTCGTGGCGCTGGTGCTGGCGCTGGTGCTGATTTCCGGCCTCTACCACATGCGGCTCGGCATGCAGGTGATCATCGAGGATTACGTGCATGGCGAAGGCATGAAGCTGGCGCTGATTGCGCTCAACACATTTTTTTCCGTAGCGGTCGGCGTCGCCTCGCTCTTCGCCCTGCTCAAACTGGCATTCGGAGGCTGACATTTTGGCCAAGGACGCGAAATCAGCCAATTCCGCCTACACTTTCGTCGATCACAAGTTCGACGTGGTGATCGTCGGCGCCGGCGGCGCCGGCCTGCGCGCCACGCTCGGCATGGCCGAGCAGGGCCTGCGCACCGCCTGCATCACCAAGGTGTTCCCGACACGCTCGCACACGGTGGCGGCGCAAGGCGGCATCGCCGCCTCGCTCTCCAACATGGGCCCGGACTCCTGGCAGTGGCACATGTACGACACCGTCAAGGGCTCGGACTGGCTGGGCGACGTCGACGCCATGGAATACATGGTGCGCGAGGCGCCGGCCGCCGTCTACGAGCTCGAGCATTACGGCGTGCCGTTCTCGCGCACCGAGGAAGGCAAGATCTACCAGCGGCCGTTCGGCGGCCACATGATGAACTATGGCGACGGCCCGCCGGTGCAGCGCACCTGTGCGGCCGCCGACCGCACCGGCCACGCCATCCTGCACACGCTCTACGGCCAGTCGCTGAAGAATAACGCGCAGTTCTTCATCGAGTATTTCGCGCTCGACCTGATCATGGAGCCGGACGGCACCTGCACCGGCGTCGTCGCGTGGAACCTCGACGACGGCACCATCCACCGCTTCTCGGCCAAGATGGTGGTGCTGGCGACAGGCGGCTACGGCCGCGCCTATTTCTCGGCGACGTCGGCGCATACCTGCACCGGCGACGGTGGCGGCATGGCCGCCCGTGCCGGACTGCCGCTGCAGGACATGGAGTTCGTTCAGTTCCACCCGACCGGCATCTATGGCGCCGGCTGCCTGATCACCGAGGGCGCCCGCGGCGAGGGCGGCTATCTCGTCAATTCCGAGGGCGAGCGATTCATGGAGCGCTACGCGCCGTCGGCCAAGGACCTCGCCTCGCGCGACGTCGTCTCACGCTGCATGACGCTGGAGATCCGCGAGGGACGCGGCGTCGGCAAGAACAAGGACCACATCTTCCTGCATCTCGACCATCTCGATCCGGCGGTGCTCCATGAGCGGCTGCCCGGCATCTCGGAGTCGGCGAAGATCTTCGCCGGCGTCGATCTCACCAAGGATCCGATCCCGGTGCTGCCGACGGTGCACTACAATATGGGCGGCGTGCCGACCAACTACTGGGGCGAGGCGCTCAACCCGACAGCCGCGAGCCCGGACAAGGTATCGCCAGGCCTGATGGCGGTCGGCGAGGCCGGCTGCGCCTCGGTGCATGGCGCCAACCGGCTGGGTTCCAACTCGCTGATCGATCTCGTCGTGTTCGGCCGCGCCGCGGCGATCCGCGCCGGCCAGGTGATCGACCGCAAGTCGGCAATCCCGTCGCCGAACGAAGCCTCGGTCGAGAAGATCATGGACCGCTTCGACCGGCTTCGCCACGCCAACGGCTCGACGCCGACGGCGGTGCTTCGCGAAAAGATGCAGAAGGCGATGCAGGAAGACGCGGCGGTGTTCCGCACACAGGAATCGCTGGAAAATGGCTGCAAGCGCATTTCGCAGATCTGGGGCGAGCTCAAGGACATAAAGGTGTTCGACCGCTCGATGATCTGGAATTCGGATCTGGTCGAGACGCTGGAGCTCGAAAACCTGATGGCCAACGCCATCACCACGGTCTACGGCGCCGAGGCTCGCAAGGAGAGCCGCGGCGCGCATGCGCGGGAAGATTTCTCGGCCCGCGACGACGCCGCCTGGCGCAAGCACACGCTGGCCCATCTCAGCGAGGACGGCAAGGTGACGCTGACCTATCGTCCGGTGCACACCGAGCCGCTGCTGGCCGAGAAGGACGGCGGCATCAGCCTCGCCAAGATCGCGCCGAAGGCCAGGGTGTACTGACGATGGCGCTGGCGGCAACGGGATATTCCGGCACCCCGCTTCCGGCCAAGCTCGGCCTGAAGGACGGCATGGTCGCCGCCTTCATCGCGCTGCCGCCGGAGCTGGATGATCTTGCCGGAGCCGTGGACTTTGCCGCGATCGACCGGCTGGCCGACTGGTCGGAAATTTCTGGTCGCCAGAGATACGATGCCGTGCATGCCTTCACCCGGCGGCGCGCCGAGATCGAGGACGGCCTTGCCGGCATCGAGACGGCGATCAAGCGCGACGGCATGGTCTGGGTTTCATGGCCGAAGAAGGCGTCGAAGGTGGCGACCGACGTCACCGAGGACGTCATCCGCGCCGAGGCGCTGAAGCGCGACCTGGTCGACGTCAAGATCGCCGCCGTGAATGAAATCTGGTCCGGGCTGAAGCTCGTCATCCGAAAGGACCGCAGGTAATGGTCGAACTCACGCTCCCCAAGAATTCGAAAGTTCAGCAGGGCAAGACCTGGCCGAAGCCGGAGGGCGCCACCAATCTTCGCGAATACCGCATCTACCGCTGGTCGCCGGACGATGACGAGAACCCGCGCATGGACACCTATTTCGTCGACATGGACGATTGCGGACCGATGGTGCTCGACGCGCTGCTCTACATCAAGAACAAGATCGACCCGACGCTGACGCTGCGCCGCTCCTGCCGCGAGGGCATTTGCGGCTCCTGCGCCATGAACATCGACGGCTCCAACACGCTCGCCTGCACCAAGGGCTGCGACGACATTTCCGGCGCGGTGAAAGTCTATCCGCTGCCGCATATGCCGGTGATCAAGGACCTGGTTCCCGACCTCACCAATTTCTACGCCCAGCACGCCTCGATCGAGCCATGGCTGAAGACGGTGTCGCCGGAGCCGGCCAAGGAATGGCTGCAGAGCCATGAGGACCGCGAGAAGCTCGACGGGCTCTACGAATGCATCCTGTGCGCCTGCTGCTCGACGTCCTGCCCGAGCTACTGGTGGAACGGCGACCGCTATCTCGGCCCGGCGGTGCTCTTGCAAGCCTATCGTTGGCTGATCGACAGCCGCGACGAGGCCAAGGGCGAGCGGCTCGACAATCTCGAGGACCCGTTCCGGCTCTATCGCTGCCACACCATCATGAACTGCGCGCAGGCGTGCCCCAAGGGCCTGAACCCGGCCAAGGCGATCGCGGAGATCAAGAAGATGATGGTGGAGCGGCGGGTTTAGCCTTGGCGGGATAACCAACGACAACCTCAAACGCGGCGATCCTTCGCGCCCCCTCTGTCCTGCCGGACATCTCCCCCACGGGTGGGGAGATTGGCTGTCATGAGGGCTTTCGCCTATCTCCAAGGTTGAAGGATGAAGCGCGGTCGGCGAAGCTGCTGATCTCCCCCAAGTGGGGGAGATGTCCGGCAGGACAGAGGGGGGCGCTGTCCCGCCAGCGTCAGAAAGGATTGCACGGCAATGAGCGAAGACCTTCCCATCCTCTCTCCCGCCGAAGCGCGTGTGCTCGGCTGCCTGATCGAGAAGAAGGAATTGACGCCGGACGTCTATCCGCTGACGCTCAATGCAGCGCTTGCCGCCGCCAACCAGAAGACGGCGCGCGAGCCGGTGATGGCGCTGGAACAGACCGAGGTGCATCGGGCCCTGAAGCTGCTTGAGCAGAAGGGGCTGGTGCGGCAGATGTTCGGTTCGCGCGTGGAGCGCTATGAGCATCAGATGGCGCAGCGATTCTCGCTGACCACGCCGCAGACCGCCCTGGTCGGGCTGCTTCTGTTGCGCGGGCCGCAGACCGCATATGAGCTGTTGGCGCGAAGCGAGCGCATGGCGCGGTTTTCGTCGATCGAGGATCTGCGCGGTGAACTCGACATGCTGATCGGCCGCCGGCCGGCGCTCGTTCAGGAGATACCGCGCGGGCCAGGCCAGCGCGAGGACCGCTATGTGCATCTGCTGGGCGGGCCGGTGGATGTGGCGGCCGTCGCAGCGGCGCCATGGCAGCCGCCAGCGTCATCGGGCTCCGATCTTGAGGCCCGGGTGCTGGCGCTTGAAGAGGAGGTGGCGGCGCTGCGTGCCAAGGTCGAGGCACTGGGCGGGTAGTAGTGCCTTAATGCAGTAGTCTCGCATCCGGGCCGAAGTCGGGGCTGCCCCTCATTGCCCTGCCGGGCATTTCTCCCCGTAAACGGGGAGAAAGAGGCTGGCCGCGACTTTGGCGCCAGTCTCGCAGCGTTGGAGATTGGCGAAACCATCGGTGACAGCGCCCCTCTCCCCGTCACTATACGGGGAGGGGACGCCGGCAGGCAGGTGAGGGGCAGCACCCAGCGTCTGTAATAATGAGCAGCGCCGGCAGACCGACGTCTGCAGTCTTCTCACCCCAGCTTCGCGTCGAGCGAAACCTTGATGGCGCCGAGCGCCTTCGAGACCGGGCATTCGGCCTTGGCCTTCTCGGCCAGCTCATTGAACTTTGCCGCGTCGATGCCCGGCACCTTGCCGACGACGGTGAGAGCGCTGCCGGTGATGCCGGTGCCGGGCACCAGCGTCACCACCGCCTTGGCGTCGAGTTCGGTGGCGGGCGTGCCATTCTCGGCGAGGAAGTGCGAGAACTGCATGGCGTAGCAGCCGGCGTGCGCGGCGGCGATGAGCTCCTCCGGGTTGGTGCCGGATTTGCCGCTCTCGTCCTCGAAGCGCGCCTTGAACGAATAGGGCGTGCCTTTCAGCGCCCCGCTCTGGGAGTCGAGCGTGCCCTTGCCTTCCTTCAGATTGCCATTCCAGACGGCGTTCGCGGTGCGGTCCATGAAATCCTCCTTGATCGTCGGGGTTGCGCCGGCAGAGCGCCGGCGTTCCCCAGGACTATAGCGCGGGCACGCGCGAAGGCCACCGCGCTCTTCGAGCGGTGGCGTCCAAAATTCTTTCTCAAAAAAAGCGCGCGCAAAAATGTCGACTTCCATCGGACTCGACCGTCCTACGGGCGGCCACGGATTTCGCGGCCGGATGGAGGCTCACATGGACGGTTTGTTTTTCGCGCTGTGGAAATGCCCTGAGCACAAGGCCCGGCGACAGGAAGACTATTGGCTCGATCCGCCGCCCTCCGGCTTCGGCCGGCTGCTGGCGGCGGTCGCCATCATCGGCATCGCGGCATGCCTTCTCGATCATGCGGCGGCGTTCGGAGGCGCGGCTGACACCATCATCACCGCATCCTATGGTCCATCACAACACGGGAGATCGGAATGAGATATGTCTGCCTGGTCTATGGCGAGGAACAGAGCCTTTATGCGTTGACCCCGGAAGGATCGGCCAAGCTAGACGCCGATTCGCTGGCCTATGACAGATCGTTGGACCAACAAGGCAAGCTGATCATCGCGCAGGCGCTGCAATCGGTGAAGACGTCGAAGAGTGTGCGGCGGCGCAACGGGAAAAGACTGGTCACCGACGGCCCGTTCGCCGAGACCAAGGAGCAGTTGCTCGGCTTCGTCATGATCGAGGCCGAGAGCCTCGACGAGGCGCTGGAGATCGCCGGCGACATTCCGCTGGCCGAACTCGGCACCGTCGAGGTCAGGGCGATCTACGACATACCCGGGTCATAGCTGGTCGCCGCCGGCTCATGCAGGTCGGCGGATCATATCCGCCGCCTTCTCGGCGATCATCACCACGGGCGAGGCGGTGTTGCCGGAGACGATGCGCGGCATGATCGAGGCGTCGATGACGCGCAGACCCTCGACACCGGTCACGCACAGGTCGGGACTGACGACGGCGCGATCGTCGACGCCCATTCGGCAGGTGCCGACCGGATGAAAGATCGTCGTCGCGATCGAGCCGATCTGGTGCAGCAGGTCGTCGTCGGACTGGTGGGCGGGACCGGGCAGGATTTCCTCCGGATGGAAGTCGGCAAGCGCCTTGGCGGTCATGATCATGCGCGCCTGGCGCACCGAGCTCAGCGCGATCTCGCGGTCGCGCACCGTCGAGAGATAGTTCAGCCGGATTTCCGGCTGTACGGCCAATTCAGGTGTCGTGGCATGTACGGAGCCGACGCTGTCGGGCCGCAGATTGCAGACCGACATGGTGATCGCCGGGAACGGGTGCAGCGGGTCGCCCAGCCGGTCCGTCGACAAAGGCTGGACGTGGTATTCCAGGTCCGGCGTCGCCATCGACGGATCGGATTTGCTGAACATGCCGAACTGGCTTGGCGCCATCGACATCGGCCCCGACCGGGCAAAGGCATATTGCAGCGCGATCCGCGCCTTGCCGCTCAGGCTGTTGGCAAGGGTGTTGAGCGTCAGCGCCGACGACACTTTGTAGACCGTGCGGATCTGCAGGTGGTCCTGCAGGTTCTCACCGACATCCGGGCTGGCGTGAACCAGATCGATCCCGAGTGAGGCGAGGCGATCCGGCTGGCCGACACCGGAAAGCTCCAGCAGTTTCGGCGTGTTGATCGCGCCGGCCGTCAGCAACACTTCTCGCCTGGCGCTGGCCTGGCGTGCCTCGCCGCCGGCGAGGTAGCCGACCCCCGTAGCCCGCTTGCCCTCGAACAGCACCTTCTCGACATGCGCCTTGGCGACCAGCCGCAGGTTGGGCCGCCGCAGCGCCGGGCGCAGGAATGCCTTGGCGGTGTTCCAGCGTATACCCTTGCTCTGGTTCACTTCGAAGAAGCCGGAACCCTCATTGTCGCCGTCGTTGAAATCCTCGCGCGGCATAATGCCGAATTCCTTCGCCGCGTCCTGCACTGTGTTGAGGATCGGCCAGGACAGGCGCTGCCGCGCCACTTTCCATTCGCCGCCGGAACCATGCAGCCTGGTCTTGCCGCCATGATGGTCTTCGGATTTGAGGAAATAGGGCAGCACGTCGTCCCAGCCCCAACCGACATTGCCCATCTGCCGCCAGCCATCATAGTCCGCAGCCTGGCCACGCATGTAGATCATGCCATTGACCGATGTGCAGCCGCCCAGCACCTTGCCCCTGGGATAGACCAGCGAGCGGCCGTTCAGGCCGGCCTCCGGTGCCGTCTTCATCATCCAGTCGGTGCGCGGATTGCCGATGCAATAGAGATAGCCGACAGGAATGTGCACCCAGTGGTAATTGTCGCTGCCGCCGGCCTCGAGCAGCAGCACGCGCGTCGCCGGATCTTCGCTCAGGCGGTTGGCCAGCACGCAGCCGGCCGTACCCGCGCCGACGATGATGTAGTCGTAGTCGCCGTCCAGCCTTTGGGTCATTCTGCTGCTCTGCCTGGTCCTGCGGCCTGTTCGGTCCAGAACGATCGCAGCGTATCGGCGAGGCCGCAATAGGCGCGATAACGCCTGGCATAATGTCGCTGCATGGCCGGATCCGGGCGGTAGGCGGCGCGCGGCCGAGTCATGGCGTCGACGCCGGACTCATAGTCGGCGAACAGTCCGGCCCCCACGCCGGCGCCGATCGCCGCGCCAAGCGCGCCGGTCTCGCGGGCTTCAGGAACGGTGATCGGTACGCCGAGCCCGTCGGCGAAGATTTGCGGCCAATGTTCGCTGCGGGAGCCGCCGCCGGACAGCACCGCCTTGTCGAAGCTGACGCCGGCGTCTTTCAACACATCGATGTGGCGCCGGTGCTCGAACATGACGCCTTCGAACAGCGCGCGCAGCAGATGGCCTTCCCTATGCCAGCCGGCCAGGCCGTAGAAGCCGGCGCGGAACTCGGCGCCCTGGCCCGAGCCGTAGAGGAACGGGTGGAAGATCGGGTCGTCCCAGGCCGGCGTGACTTCGCCGACAGCTGCGTTGCAGTGGCCGAACGGATCGTCGTGGTGGCTGCCGCGCTCGACGAATTCGCGCACGTACCATTCAAGATTGGCGGCCGATGTCGCGCTGGATTCGATGTTGACGAAGCGGCCGGGGCCGAAACGCGCGACCATGAAAACATCGGGATCGACAACCGGCGCGGCGGAGAAGACCTGGTTGACCGACCAGGTGCCGGCAATGATCGAGGCTTCGCCGGGGCGCACGACGCCGGCCCCCATGGCGCTGGCGACAACGTCGAAATAGCCGGCGATGACCGGCGTGCCTTCTGCCAACCCGGTCTCATCGGCCGCCCTGGCGGTGACGGCGCCGGCAATGTCGGCGCTGTCGAGCAGCCGCGGCAGTTTTGCCTGCGCGTCCTCGATGCCGTAGAGCGCGAGAAGCTCGCCATCATAGACGCCTTCGGGCATGCGGACGAGGCCGCAGCCGGACATGTCGGAGACATCGCTCACCTGCTCTCCGGTGAGGCAAAAGGCGATGAAATCCTTGCACAGCATCGCCGTGCCGGTCGCGGCATAAAGGTCGGGTTCATGCTGCTTGACCCAGGCCAGCAAGGTTGGCGTCTGCGCCGGCCAGGGCTTTTGCAGGCAGATCGCGTGCAGTGCGCCGGCGTTGCGCGAAGCCAGTTCCGCCGCCATGCCGGCGGCGCGGGTGTCGAGCGACTGGATGCCGATCAGCGGGGCGCCGGCGCGGTCGATCAGATAGAGGCCGTTGCCATGGCCGGCGCAGCCGACAGCGGCGATCTGGCGTGCGTCGATACCAGCCTGCGCAATGCAGCGGCGGATGGCGTCGCGCGCAGCGGCCCACATATCGCCGAGGTCGCGTTCGACATAGCCGGGCTGCGGCGTGTGCGAGCGCCCGGCGACGGTGTGCATGGCGACCTGCCGCCCGGCGAGGTCGAACAGTACCGCCTTGATGATGGTGTTGCCGGCGTCGAGACCGAGCAGATATGCGGCCTGATCAGCCATTGTTGTAGATTTCCCAGGCCTCTTCGCCGCCGGCGTCCTTGTGGACCATCGCCATCAGCGCGTTGACCACCGCCTTCGGGTTGGCATGCTGATAGATGTTGCGGCCATAGACCAGCCCTTTGGCGCCTTGTCTGAGCAGGGCCGACGATTTTGCCAGCACGGTCCTAAGGTCGTCCTTGCCGCCGCCGCGCACCAGCACCGGCACGCGCGCCGCCTCGACGACGCGGTGGAAATCCTCAGGCCGGGCCGTCGGATCGGCCTTGATGATGTCGGCGCCCATTTCGGCGGCGAGCCGCACCAGGGTGACGATCTTCTCGGCGTCGCCGTCGACCTGATAGCCGCCGCGCACATCGTTGGGCAGCATCACCAGCGGTTCGATCATCAAGGGCATGCCGTATCTGTGGCAGGCAGCGCGGACCTTGCTGATGTTTTCGACGCATTGGCGAAACAGCTCCGGCTCGTCGGGAAGCATGAACAGGTTGACGACGACGCAGGCTGCGTCCAGCTCCAGCGCGCCGATGATCGGCTCGTCATGATTCTGCAGCATCGACCACATCACGCGGTGGCGCTGGGCGTTGTAAGGATTACCCATGTCGATGCGCATGACCAGCGCCGGCTTGTCCTTGTCCGGCCGCGATTGCAACAGATCGGCCTGCCCGTAGGCGAGTTGCAGCGCGTCCGGACCTACCGCGATCAGCGTGTCGATGACTCGCGGCATGTCCTCCAGGCCGACGAGAAAATCCGGTTCATTGCAGACGCCGTGATCGAGCGCCACGTCGAGGCAATTGCCGTTGGTGAACATCCGGTTCATGCGGGCCTTGGCGCTGACCTTCATTTTCTGCTCCTGAAATCGTGCGTTGGACGAGCATCTCCTGCGAGACGCCGTGATAGGTGTCGAGTTCGGCAACCAGGCCCTGCACCTCGCGGTCGCGATGCTCATCGCTCCAGCCGCGCTCGGCGGCCAGTGCGTCGGCGATGCGTTCGATGGATGCCATCGAGATGTCGCCGCAAATGGCAAGCGATGTGCGGCGCAGGATAAGGTCCGACAGACAGGTTACGAACTCATGCCGGGTCAGGTAGACGATTTCGGCTGCCGTCGTTTCGGTCCTGCTGTCCAGTCTGACATCGTCGGGACGCCCGCCGCAAAACAGGACGATGTCGCGCGCACCGCTGCCATAGCGGTCGACAAGATACGCGGCGCGGGCGCCGCCGATCGCGAACTCACCAGCCAGATCGGCCGCCAGCGACGCCGGGTCCCGGGGGAAGCCGAGGCCGCCGCCGATCGGCATGGTCAGCGTGCCGCAAAGGCGCTCGCGGCCAAGCTCGGCCAGCACTGCGTCGGCCGCCTGTTCGGCGAAGGCGCGGAAGGTCGTCCATTTGCCGCCGATCATGCAGAACTGCGGGATGTCGCCGGCAATGCGATGCACGGAATGGCCGCGCGAAATCCTGCCGGTGAAGGCATGGTCGCTCTTCGGCAGCGGCCGGATGCCGCTATAGGTGAACACGATGTCGGAGGCGTGAACCGGAATAGCCGGAAAGACCAGCCGTGCCGCCGCCAGTATGTAATCGGCTTCCGCCGGTTCGCAGCGCACGCGGCTGGCCTCGCTGACGCGAATATCGGTCGAACCGACCAGCACCTTGCCGAGATAGGGGAACATGATGCAGATCCGGCCGTCGGCGTTCTCGAAGAAAATCATGTGGCCGCCAAGTGCCTGGTAAAGCGGCTCGTTGTTGAGGATGAGGTGCGAGCCCTTGGTGCCCTCGACGAGCGGTGCCGCGGGCTTTCCGGATGCGTCGAGCCGGGCGATCGCCGAATCGAGCCATGCGCCCGTCGCGTTGACGATTGCCTTGGCGCTGACAGGGAAGCGCTCGTCGGTCGTCATGTCGGTAAGTTCGAAGGCCGAACCGGCGCGCGTGATATGGGCGCGGTTGAGCGCCAGGCTGTCGGGCGCCAGGCGTCCGGCATCGAGCAGCAGTTCGATGCCAAGCCGTTCCGGATAGCTGATCCAGGCGTCGTAGTAGGTGGCGGAAAACCGCAGTTTCGGGTCGAGCGCCGGCCATTGCGCGAATGTCGTCCTGGCGCCGCGGAAATTGTGGCGCGGCAGCACCCGGCGCTTGCGCGTCGTCCAGTCGTAGAGCGCGAGCCCCGCCTTGATCGCCAGTGCGCCGCGGCTGGAAGGCGCCTCAGAAAGCCCGAGAAGGCCTGCCGCCCCGTTCATCAGCCCTGAGAAGACGGTGCGGATCGGAATTACAGTCGGCAATGGCCGCACCATATGCGGCGCATTGGCCAGCAGCGCATCGCGTTCGCGCAACGATTCCTGCACCAGGCCGAACTCGCCATTCTCGAGATAGCGCAGACCGCCATGGATCATGCGCGAGGGGGCCGCACTGCAGCCCGAGCAGAAATCGTTGCGCTCGACCAGCAGCACCTTCAGGCCCTGCAGCGCCAGTTCGCGGAAAACGCCGATGCCGTTGATGCCGCCGCCCACGACGACGACATCGAACGCGCCGTTCTGGCGGATCTTGTCGAGGATGAGGCTTCTCTGGTCAGGCATGGCTTCGCCGTTCGGCCGTCTGGTGGACGGCAGCTCAACTTGGTTCGGGTTCACAGGTGGCGGTCAGGCGTCGAGATTTGTCAGATGGCGGCTGGCGGCCTCGCTGATCTGGCTGATCTCCTGTTCGGACAATCTGATGCGGCCGGCCCGCGCGTTTTCCCTGGCCTGCTGCGGGCTGCGGGCGCCGCAAAGCGAGAAGGTGATGCCCGGCTGCTGCAGCGTCCAGGCGATGACGATCTGCGCCTCGCTTGCGCCGTGCGTCTCGGCAATCGGCCGTATCTCTTCCATCAGCGCCGCGACCTTGCGGCGGTTGGCCAGCGAGAACCACGGATTGTCCTTGCGCTGGTCATCGCCGGTAAAGACGCGGTCCGGACCGATCTTGCCCGACAACAGGCCGAGCGCCAGCGAGGAGTAGCTGAGCACAGACACATTGTTGTCCGCGCAGAAAGGCAGAAGGTCGCGCTCCATGTCGCGCACCACCATGCTGTATTGCTGCTGGACCGCGTCGAGCTGGCCGGCCGCGAGATAGGCTTCGACATCCGCAATGCTGACATTGCTGGCGCCGATGGAGCGGATCTTGCCTTGGGTCTTGAGGCGATCGAGCGCTTCCATGGTCTCAGGGACCGGCGTCGTCGCATCCTGCCAATGGGTGATGTAGTGGTCGATGTGGTCGGTGCCGAGACGGCGCAGGCTCTGCTCCACTTCGTAGACCACGGAGTCGGCGCCGAGATAGCGATGCACCGGCGCGCCGTCATAGTCGAAGAAGTGGTTGCCCTTTTTTGCGTGCCAGATCAGTCCAAGCTTCGTGGCGAGCACGACCTTGCCGCGGCGTCCCTTGATCGCCTTGCCGACGATTTCCTCCGACAGCCCCTGGCCGTAGGCCGGCGCGGTGTCGATCAGCGAAACGCCTTCGTCGATCGAGGCGCGGATGGTGTCGATGGACTGCGCCTCGTCGGTGCCGCCCCACATCCAGCCGCCGATGGCCCAGGTGCCGAGGCCGATCGCGGAGGCGGCGATTCCCGACGCGCCAATGGTGCGCGTCAACATTTCAGGCGACATTGCGTATGCTCCCCGCATTGTTCAGGACCGCGTTGGCCGTTTCTTCGTCGACGACCAGAGACTTGAGATAATTGCCGCGCAGCGCGGCGCGGAT
Coding sequences:
- a CDS encoding aldo/keto reductase, with protein sequence MSPEMLTRTIGASGIAASAIGLGTWAIGGWMWGGTDEAQSIDTIRASIDEGVSLIDTAPAYGQGLSEEIVGKAIKGRRGKVVLATKLGLIWHAKKGNHFFDYDGAPVHRYLGADSVVYEVEQSLRRLGTDHIDHYITHWQDATTPVPETMEALDRLKTQGKIRSIGASNVSIADVEAYLAAGQLDAVQQQYSMVVRDMERDLLPFCADNNVSVLSYSSLALGLLSGKIGPDRVFTGDDQRKDNPWFSLANRRKVAALMEEIRPIAETHGASEAQIVIAWTLQQPGITFSLCGARSPQQARENARAGRIRLSEQEISQISEAASRHLTNLDA